A window from Rhineura floridana isolate rRhiFlo1 chromosome 17, rRhiFlo1.hap2, whole genome shotgun sequence encodes these proteins:
- the LOC133371916 gene encoding protein N-terminal asparagine amidohydrolase-like isoform X3, with protein sequence MPLLINGERIDLSQPTRELIYTFPELEEQAKCLRSQAAQSVGPKGLLYVQQREFAATTPKDGSGAICLTHCDGSDTETEVLLITNAMKVLSPNTECGRLEVHLVGGFNDDRHLSQQLTNQLLRAFDRLQDSIHLVTFCVTELNDRQEKGEHFPFIYGIAANVKTGKIFHATFPDKGPDEDLRSAIIFTGAKEKEIKCTARRWEILGSAILHGRRILRLLLITS encoded by the exons ATGCCTTTGCTGATTAATGGGGAGCGGATCGATCTGTCGCAGCCCACGAGGGAGCTGATCTATACCTTCCCGGAGCTGGAG gagcaaGCCAAATGCTTAAGAAGCCAAGCTGCTCAGTCAGTGGGTCCCAAAGGACTTCTGTATGTCCAGCAAAGAGAATTTGCAGCCACCACTCCTAAAGATG GTAGCGGTGCTATCTGTTTGACTCACTGTGATGGATCGGATACAGAAACAGAagttttgttaatcacaaatgCCATGAAAGTGCTTTCTCCAAACACAGAATGTGGAAG GTTGGAAGTGCACCTGGTTGGAGGTTTCAATGATGACAGGCACTTGTCCCAGCAACTGACCAATCaactcctta GAGCATTTGACCGCTTGCAGGACAGCATCCATTTGGTGACTTTTTGTGTGACAG AATTAAATGACCGACAGGAGAAAGGCGAACACTTTCCATTTATTTATGGAATTG CTGCAAATGTGAAAACAGGAAAGATTTTCCACGCAACATTTCCAGACAAGGGGCCTGACGAGGACTTGAGGTCTGCCATTATCTTTACAGGAGCCaaggaaaaagaaattaaatgcaCCGCtagaagatgggagatacttggctcagcaatactacatgggagaaggatcttgagactgttgttgatcacaagttga
- the LOC133371916 gene encoding protein N-terminal asparagine amidohydrolase-like isoform X2 → MPLLINGERIDLSQPTRELIYTFPELEEQAKCLRSQAAQSVGPKGLLYVQQREFAATTPKDGSVSILGSDDATTCHLVVLRHTGSGAICLTHCDGSDTETEVLLITNAMKVLSPNTECGRLEVHLVGGFNDDRHLSQQLTNQLLRAFDRLQDSIHLVTFCVTAANVKTGKIFHATFPDKGPDEDLRSAIIFTGAKEKEIKCTARRWEILGSAILHGRRILRLLLITS, encoded by the exons ATGCCTTTGCTGATTAATGGGGAGCGGATCGATCTGTCGCAGCCCACGAGGGAGCTGATCTATACCTTCCCGGAGCTGGAG gagcaaGCCAAATGCTTAAGAAGCCAAGCTGCTCAGTCAGTGGGTCCCAAAGGACTTCTGTATGTCCAGCAAAGAGAATTTGCAGCCACCACTCCTAAAGATG GTTCTGTATCCATACTTGGATCTGACGATGCAACGACCTGCCACTTAGTGGTACTCAGACACACAG GTAGCGGTGCTATCTGTTTGACTCACTGTGATGGATCGGATACAGAAACAGAagttttgttaatcacaaatgCCATGAAAGTGCTTTCTCCAAACACAGAATGTGGAAG GTTGGAAGTGCACCTGGTTGGAGGTTTCAATGATGACAGGCACTTGTCCCAGCAACTGACCAATCaactcctta GAGCATTTGACCGCTTGCAGGACAGCATCCATTTGGTGACTTTTTGTGTGACAG CTGCAAATGTGAAAACAGGAAAGATTTTCCACGCAACATTTCCAGACAAGGGGCCTGACGAGGACTTGAGGTCTGCCATTATCTTTACAGGAGCCaaggaaaaagaaattaaatgcaCCGCtagaagatgggagatacttggctcagcaatactacatgggagaaggatcttgagactgttgttgatcacaagttga
- the LOC133371916 gene encoding protein N-terminal asparagine amidohydrolase-like isoform X4: MPLLINGERIDLSQPTRELIYTFPELEEQAKCLRSQAAQSVGPKGLLYVQQREFAATTPKDGSVSILGSDDATTCHLVVLRHTGSGAICLTHCDGSDTETEVLLITNAMKVLSPNTECGRLEVHLVGGFNDDRHLSQQLTNQLLRAFDRLQDSIHLVTFCVTELNDRQEKGEHFPFIYGIGRGWPKQKEAISEREF; the protein is encoded by the exons ATGCCTTTGCTGATTAATGGGGAGCGGATCGATCTGTCGCAGCCCACGAGGGAGCTGATCTATACCTTCCCGGAGCTGGAG gagcaaGCCAAATGCTTAAGAAGCCAAGCTGCTCAGTCAGTGGGTCCCAAAGGACTTCTGTATGTCCAGCAAAGAGAATTTGCAGCCACCACTCCTAAAGATG GTTCTGTATCCATACTTGGATCTGACGATGCAACGACCTGCCACTTAGTGGTACTCAGACACACAG GTAGCGGTGCTATCTGTTTGACTCACTGTGATGGATCGGATACAGAAACAGAagttttgttaatcacaaatgCCATGAAAGTGCTTTCTCCAAACACAGAATGTGGAAG GTTGGAAGTGCACCTGGTTGGAGGTTTCAATGATGACAGGCACTTGTCCCAGCAACTGACCAATCaactcctta GAGCATTTGACCGCTTGCAGGACAGCATCCATTTGGTGACTTTTTGTGTGACAG AATTAAATGACCGACAGGAGAAAGGCGAACACTTTCCATTTATTTATGGAATTG GGCGGGGCTGGCCAAAGCAGAAAGAAGCAATATCGGaaagagaattttaa
- the LOC133371916 gene encoding protein N-terminal asparagine amidohydrolase-like isoform X1 has translation MPLLINGERIDLSQPTRELIYTFPELEEQAKCLRSQAAQSVGPKGLLYVQQREFAATTPKDGSVSILGSDDATTCHLVVLRHTGSGAICLTHCDGSDTETEVLLITNAMKVLSPNTECGRLEVHLVGGFNDDRHLSQQLTNQLLRAFDRLQDSIHLVTFCVTELNDRQEKGEHFPFIYGIAANVKTGKIFHATFPDKGPDEDLRSAIIFTGAKEKEIKCTARRWEILGSAILHGRRILRLLLITS, from the exons ATGCCTTTGCTGATTAATGGGGAGCGGATCGATCTGTCGCAGCCCACGAGGGAGCTGATCTATACCTTCCCGGAGCTGGAG gagcaaGCCAAATGCTTAAGAAGCCAAGCTGCTCAGTCAGTGGGTCCCAAAGGACTTCTGTATGTCCAGCAAAGAGAATTTGCAGCCACCACTCCTAAAGATG GTTCTGTATCCATACTTGGATCTGACGATGCAACGACCTGCCACTTAGTGGTACTCAGACACACAG GTAGCGGTGCTATCTGTTTGACTCACTGTGATGGATCGGATACAGAAACAGAagttttgttaatcacaaatgCCATGAAAGTGCTTTCTCCAAACACAGAATGTGGAAG GTTGGAAGTGCACCTGGTTGGAGGTTTCAATGATGACAGGCACTTGTCCCAGCAACTGACCAATCaactcctta GAGCATTTGACCGCTTGCAGGACAGCATCCATTTGGTGACTTTTTGTGTGACAG AATTAAATGACCGACAGGAGAAAGGCGAACACTTTCCATTTATTTATGGAATTG CTGCAAATGTGAAAACAGGAAAGATTTTCCACGCAACATTTCCAGACAAGGGGCCTGACGAGGACTTGAGGTCTGCCATTATCTTTACAGGAGCCaaggaaaaagaaattaaatgcaCCGCtagaagatgggagatacttggctcagcaatactacatgggagaaggatcttgagactgttgttgatcacaagttga